The Cognaticolwellia beringensis genome segment CGAGCAACGTAACGAATTAATGGATGAAGCAGATATTGCTGATGTTATTACAGCGATACGTGGAGATGTAGTAAACGGTTTGATCGGCCAACATATTCCACCACAGTCAATGGAAGAAATGTGGGATATAGAAGGCCTAGAAGAACGCCTAAAAGGCGAGCTTACGATTGAATTACCTATCGCGAAATGGTTAGAAGAAGACACTAACTTACACGAAGAAACGTTACGTGAAAAAATTCATAACGAAGTCGATGCAAGTTATGCAGCCAAAGAAGAAATGGTGGGTGCAGATGTTTTACGTCAATTTGAAAAAGCGGTTATGTTACAAAGCTTAGATTCACATTGGAAAGAACACTTAGCGGCGATGGATCATTTACGCCAAGGTATTCATTTGCGCGGTTACGCACAAAAGAACCCGAAACAAGAATTTAAACGTGAATCTTTTGAATTATTCGCTGAATTGCTCGATAACTTAAAATACGACGTTATTGGTATTTTAAGTAAAGTGCAAATTAGAGCTGAGTCTGATGTTGAAGCCGTTGAAGAACAACATAGAAAATCAGATGAAACGCCGAAAGAATTTAAGCATGAGTCTGTTTCTGAACCAGAACAAGCCGCCATGCCAAGAGTTGGCAGAAATGAGCCTTGTCCTTGTGGTTCAGGTAAAAAATACAAACAGTGTCACGGTAAATTAACCTAAACACTTAATGAGTAATCGTTTAAAAATGCCAGTCAATAGACTGGCATTTTTATCTTCAGACCTCCAATATTAAGAAGTAAGGTAAGTTTCTGTAGGTCGGGCTTCAGCCCGTCAGGAGTTAAGCAGCTAAACAGACAGACATTTAGCCTGATGGACTAAAGTCCAACCTACAAGGGCAGTCGCGGAAATAATGCAGCGTTAGGCTGTTTTTTGTAGGTCGGGCTTCAGCCCGTCAGCAGTTAAGCAGCTAAACAGCCATTTAGCTTGATGGACTAAAGTCCAACCTACAAGGGCAGTCGCGGAAATAATGCAGCGTTAGGCTGGTTTTTTGTAGGTCGGGCTTCAGCCCGTCAGCAGCTAAACTGTTAAACAGACAGACATTTAGCTTGATGGACTAAAGTCCAACCTACAAGGGCTGTTGGGGTAATAATGCAGCGTTAGGCTGATTTTTTTGTAGGTCGGGCTTCAGCCCGTCAGCAGCTAAACAGACAGACATTTAGCTTGATGGATTGAAATCCAACCTACAAGGGCAGTCGCGGAAATAATGCAGCGTTAGGCTGGTTTTTTGTAGGTCAGGCTTCAGCCCGTCAGCAGCTAAACAGCTAAACAGCTAAACAGACATTTAGCTTGATGGACTAAAGTCCAACCTACAAGGGCAGTCGCGGAAATAATGCAGCGTTAGGCTGGTTTTTTGTAGGTCGGGCTTCAGCCCGTCAGGAGTTAAGTAGCTAAACAGACAGCTATTTAGCTTGATGGACTAAAGTCTGAGGAATCCCCACAAGTTTAAGAAGTAAGCGCTTGATATCTGGTAAAATGTTAATCACCACAAAAAACAAATATACCAAATACAAGCGCTATGCCTTCATTATCAGACTTATTCACCTTTGATTCAAACACTTTAGATCCTAGAATTACAAAATCTCTTTTTACTGCTGCTGATAGTCTCATCAATGGTGCGGCATTGACCTTAACCTCGATGGGAAGACACGCTGCTAGCTTGCAGGGTAAATCAGAAAAACACGCGATAAAACGTATCGATAGACTGCTTGGGAGTCAGCCTTTATATCAGAATAGGCAGTCATTTTACCAGGACATTGCACGGCTGTTTATTACGACACCCCACCCACTTATTCATGTGGACTGGTCCACCGTCTACAACTATAACTTCGTCATGCTCAGAGCCGCCATTTCTATTGGAGGACGTGCAGTTACGATCTATGAGGAAGTTCATCCTGAAAGTAAACACACGAACCACCAAGTACACTTGAACTTCATTGCTAATTTAAAAAAGATATTACCTGAAGATATTCAGCCTATTATATGCACGGATGCGGGCTTTAAAATCCCGTGGTTTAAAGCGATCGAGGCTCAGCAATGGTACTGGCTTGCAAGGACAAGAGGCACTGTAAAATGCCAACGTCAAGGTGAAAGCGATTGGCATTATGTGAGCAAATGTCACCATCTTGCGCTCTCTATAGCAAGTGAGCTCAAAGGCGTAATCTTATCAAAGGCTCATCAATTTGTTTGTCGTGGTGTCTTATTCAAAGGACGAAAGATGTATCGCCATAAGCTTAATCGAAAGGGCGTAACCACAAAATGTAAAACCAATATAAAGAGTTCAAAGTCAGCTAAAGAGCCTTGGTTCTTAGTATCTAATTTACCTAGAAATACATTTAAACCGCAGCATTTAGTGAATATGTATAAACGAAGAATGGCCATTGAAGAATCCTTTAGAGACTGTAAAAATGAATACTATGGCTTAGGCTTGTCTCGTAGTTTAAGCCGTTCAGTAGAAAGGCTGCAGGTTATTTTACTGTTAAGTATGATGGTTCAATTTTATCTATATTGTGTAGGCAAGGCAGCGGAATCAGCAGGCTATCATCGGCAATTCCAAGCAAACTCGGTGAAAACTAAGCGTGTGCTATCTTATGGGTATTTAGCGCTAAGGATCCTACAACATAAGCGGTATTATATATCGGATAAGATGATAATCAGTGCAATGAAGGCACTGATTCATGAAAGTTTATATTGAGAAACTTGTGGGGATCTCTCAGACTAAAGTCCAACCTACAAGGGCTGTTGGGGTAATAATGCAGCGTTAGGCTGGTTTTTTGTAGGTCGGGCTTCAGCCCGTCAGCAGTTAAGCAGCTAAACAGACAGGCATTTAGCTTGATGGACTAAAGTCCAACCTACAAGGGCTGTTGGGGTAATATTGCAGCGTTAGGCGGATTTTTTTGTAGGTCGGGCTTCAGCCCGTCAGCAGTTAAGCAGCTAAACAGACAGACATTTAGCTTGATGGACTAAAGTCCAACCTACAAGGGAAGTCGCGGAAATAATGCAGCGCTAGGCTGGTTTTTTTGTAGGTCGGGCTTCAGCCCGTCAAGCGCTAAGCAGGCGATTAACGTGATTGAACAACAATCATTTTTACTGGGTATAATCTTTTAAATAGTTTTTTTAGGATAAATAATGACAAAAATTGTGCATGTGGCTGTTGGTGTGATCAAACAGGAAGATAAATTTTTTCTCACTAAGCGTTTAGCCGCTAGTCATCAAGGCGGTAAATGGGAATTTCCGGGTGGCAAAGTGGAAGAAAATGAAACGGTACATCAAGCGCTGCATAGAGAGCTAAAAGAAGAAGTTGCAATAGAAACCCTGACTTGTACGTCATTAATGCAAATTAGCCATGATTACGGCGATAAAAAGGTGTTATTAGACGTGTTTGTTGTTGATAACTTTACCGGTGAGGCAAAAGCCTTAGAAGGGCAACAGTCAGGCTGGTTTACCTTAGCGGAGTTTAGCGGGTTAAATTTTCCTGCAGCGAATCAAGCCATTATTGATCAGCTGCAAAAAAATTATCAGTAATCTATCAGTAATAATATTTCGATTGTTCAGTATAACTAGATCTTTAATTAAACCCTTAATTAAACCCTTAATTAAACCCTTAACTAAACCCAGTAACAATTATGCTAATACTGAATCATACATTTTATAGCGCCAACCGTTACTCTACTCAGGTTCGACAAAGAACTTATTATGCTGCAAAAATTCGGCTTCCAAAGCGTCTAGCATTTCTTCATTTAAGTCGACAGCACCTTGCACTGGCTGACTAATTTTATGGTTTTCGTCAGCCCAATCACCAATATCAATTAACTGGCAACGTTTACTACAAAATGGGCGATATTGACTCTCTTCTTGCCAAATCACTTCTTTTTTACAAGTGGGACAAGCTACTTTTAAGGTCATAGGAATGATTATCCGTTAGGTATTTCTAGCAATAAAATTATAACGCTATTATAAGAAAAATTTGATTAAAAGACAAAAATAAAGCGGTAAACGATGAGTTTTAAGCGGTCAGCTAAAACACACGTTATAAGCGAGTTGGTTATAACGAAAAGCCGACTGCTTAAAACGTAAAACTATATTTAATTATTTACATCGGGCCAACTGGAAGGTTGTTGCTTGTTTAGAATATTTTCGACCGGTTTCGCTGCAAGGCATCATAAAACGAATAGAGTAACGAAAACGATTACCGCTAATGGTTGGATAAAAAGGTAAATTATTAGCCACTTTAATGCGGATTAAAATTAAGCCCTCACCATTATCTTGGTAAAAACCACTGTCGGTGACTATTTCTTCAAAGGCAGCGCGTTGACGTAAAAATTTCAAGTTGAGTGCTAGCGCGGCATTAATTTGAGCTAATAGCGATAACCAATAGCGGCATTGCGCTTCAACTTCAGTGCTTGCTTGGTTTAACCAAAATTGTAGTTGTGGCAGGTCAAAGTGGGAACTCCCCCCTTGAATGGCAAAACGTTGTTTTAAACCGGTCAAAAATTTGTCAGCTTTTAACTGCAGCCACTGTGCACTAGGCACTTTTAGCTGGCTAGACAGCCCAACTGTTTTAGTTAAATTTTCTTCAAGAACAGCACTGTCAATATCTGGGTTTTGTGACCAAATTACTAAGTTTTGTTCTAATTTTTCTAGGTCTTTAATCAAGTCTCCCCGAATATCATTACGCTCTAAGGTGTCAAGAATGGCAAATAAGGCATTAAAAAATACACTATGACTTGTGACAATATTATAGTGTAAACAATCTGACGCTTGAGCAAATAATTGTTCAAGTTTTAAATAGTTACGAATGCGCTCATTAAGCGGATGTTCATACAATATTGCGGTCATTATTTAAAAACTTTATTTGGAGATTAGCGAGCCATGGCCTAATAGTAACCATAGCTGGACGAAATGGCGAATTATTTAGGGAAAATAGGCGTTTATAAAGGGGTAAGGGCTAGAAATTGGTATTTTTTATCTAAATCTATTACTTGTTGGCGAATGTCTTCTAAACTCGTATCTTGATTGTTGATAACATCATCAGCAAAGCTAAGGCGCTGTTCACTTGGCATTTGGCTGGCAATTATGCGTTTAATTTCGGCTACAGAACTTGGATCGCGGGCAGCCGTGCGAGCAATTTGGTTTGCTTCGTCAACATTAACCACTAAAACACGGTTAACTAACTTATGTAAATTATTTTCCAACAGCAATGGAGCGACTAATAAACAGTAGCTGCTATTGGCTTGCGCTATTTGCGCTAATATTTCTTGTCGAATTAATGGGTGTAATAAACTATTCAACCAAGCTTTATCTTCAGGCTCACTAAAAATACGGCTGCGAAGTTTAGCTCTATTGAGTTGGCCATTATGATCAATAAAGTCAGCACCAAAGTGTGCTTTAATCGCAACTAGTGCTTTACTGCCTGGCTCTACAACTATACGGGCCGCAATATCAGCATCAATAATGTCAATGTTTAACTCGGCAAAGAAGTCGCTTACCGTAGTTTTTCCACTACCAATACCACCGGTTAAACCAACGATAAATGTAGACATATGTAAGCCTTTTTTAGTTTTAAGTTTTAAGCTGTCAGCTGTCAGTTTTACCAAGCTTACTGGGAGCTATTGTTTTACTGAAAGCTTCTTTGACTGACAGCTTAAAGCTTGTTTTAGCTGTCACCTGTCAGTTTTCCAAGCTAATGGGAGCTATTGTTTTACTGAAAGATTTTTTGACTGACATCTTAAAGCTTGATTTAATTTTTTAAGTTAACGAACTTAAATACCAAGACCAAATTCCGTTACCCCAAAGCAGGGTTATCCAACCTGCAATAGCTAAATATGGGCCAAAAGGAATGGCTTGTTCACGCTGATGGTTCTTAAAGACCATTAAACTAATGCCAATAATCGCGCCAACGGCTGATGCCATTAAAATTAATAACGGCAGTAACTGCCAACCCAACCAGGCACCAAATAGCGCAACTAACTTAAAGTCGCCATGGCCCATACCGTCTTTACCGGTAATTAATTTAAACAGCCAAAATATACTGAACAAGCTCATGTAACCGGCAACAGCGCCAATAACTGCGTCGCTTAACGGTACAATGGCAGCATTAATATTCACCAAAAGCCCTAACCATATTAATGGCAGCGTTATTTGGTCAGGCAATAACATATGGTCTACATCAATTAAGGTTAAAGCAATTAAACCCCAAGTTAGCACTAATAGCATAAGCGTAGTGAAGGTAACGCCGTAATGGGCCGCGATCACCACACTTAATAACGCGGTTGCTAACTCAACTAATGGGTAGCGTAGTGATATTTTTGCCTGACATTGGCTACATTTCCCGCGTAAAAACAACCAACTTATTAGCGGTATGTTTTCATAGAAACGAATTTTATGTTGGCATGACGGGCAGCTAGAACTTGGCGTTGAAAGGGTGATCAGGCTATCGTCAGTTTGTATGGGTTTTGCTAACTCATCAGCTAAAAATTCACGGCATTCACTTTTCCAGCCTTGCTCTAACATTTTAGGTAAGCGATAAATAACTACGTTTAAAAAGCTACCAATCAGTAGCGAAAAAATAAACACTATGCTGTAGAAATAGGTGGGGGAGTGTGTCATTAAGGTGATTAAGTCGGTCAAAAGGTCTACCTTGTTATATAGCCGTTGTTAGAAGTTAGCGTTAAGTTATTAGCTTTCAGCTTTCAGTTAGAGGGACATCACTGAAAGCTGTAGTTATTAAACCACCATACCTATTTGGAATATTGGTAAATACATGGCGATGATCAAGCCACCAATAACCACGCCTAATACCGCCATTATCATTGGCTCTAACAGGGTAGTTAAGTTATCTACGGCGTTATCTACTTCTTGCTCATAGACAGTCGCTACTTTGGCGAGCATATCGTCAACCGCGCCAGACTCTTCACCAATAGCCACCATTTGAATCACCATATCGGGGAAAATAGCACAGTTTCTCATGGCTAAATTCATTTGCATACCAGAGGTTACTTCAGCGCGTATTTCTAAAATAGCATCACGAAAAACTGCATTGCCTGAAGCACCTGCGGCTGACTCTAGAGCATCAGGCAACGGCACACCAGCAGCAAACGTTGTTGAAAGTGTTCTGGCATAACGGGCAACCGCCGCTTTTTTTAATACATCACCAACAACAGGTACTTTTAATATTTTTTTATCAACACTGTCACGAAAGTTCTGGCTATTGGCATGCGCTTTTTTGAAAAGGTAAAAACTGAGGAATATACCAGCTAAGCCAAAATACCAATAAGCTTGCATAAAATCAGATATGGCTAACACTAATAACGTAAAACCTGGGAGCTCGGCGCCAAAGCTATCAAAAATATCTTTAAATACGGGTACTACAAATATTAATAAGACGGAGGTAACAATTAAGGCGATAACTAACACAGAAATAGGATAGGTCATG includes the following:
- a CDS encoding IS4 family transposase — translated: MPSLSDLFTFDSNTLDPRITKSLFTAADSLINGAALTLTSMGRHAASLQGKSEKHAIKRIDRLLGSQPLYQNRQSFYQDIARLFITTPHPLIHVDWSTVYNYNFVMLRAAISIGGRAVTIYEEVHPESKHTNHQVHLNFIANLKKILPEDIQPIICTDAGFKIPWFKAIEAQQWYWLARTRGTVKCQRQGESDWHYVSKCHHLALSIASELKGVILSKAHQFVCRGVLFKGRKMYRHKLNRKGVTTKCKTNIKSSKSAKEPWFLVSNLPRNTFKPQHLVNMYKRRMAIEESFRDCKNEYYGLGLSRSLSRSVERLQVILLLSMMVQFYLYCVGKAAESAGYHRQFQANSVKTKRVLSYGYLALRILQHKRYYISDKMIISAMKALIHESLY
- the mutT gene encoding 8-oxo-dGTP diphosphatase MutT, giving the protein MTKIVHVAVGVIKQEDKFFLTKRLAASHQGGKWEFPGGKVEENETVHQALHRELKEEVAIETLTCTSLMQISHDYGDKKVLLDVFVVDNFTGEAKALEGQQSGWFTLAEFSGLNFPAANQAIIDQLQKNYQ
- the yacG gene encoding DNA gyrase inhibitor YacG; amino-acid sequence: MTLKVACPTCKKEVIWQEESQYRPFCSKRCQLIDIGDWADENHKISQPVQGAVDLNEEMLDALEAEFLQHNKFFVEPE
- the zapD gene encoding cell division protein ZapD: MTAILYEHPLNERIRNYLKLEQLFAQASDCLHYNIVTSHSVFFNALFAILDTLERNDIRGDLIKDLEKLEQNLVIWSQNPDIDSAVLEENLTKTVGLSSQLKVPSAQWLQLKADKFLTGLKQRFAIQGGSSHFDLPQLQFWLNQASTEVEAQCRYWLSLLAQINAALALNLKFLRQRAAFEEIVTDSGFYQDNGEGLILIRIKVANNLPFYPTISGNRFRYSIRFMMPCSETGRKYSKQATTFQLARCK
- the coaE gene encoding dephospho-CoA kinase (Dephospho-CoA kinase (CoaE) performs the final step in coenzyme A biosynthesis.), which translates into the protein MSTFIVGLTGGIGSGKTTVSDFFAELNIDIIDADIAARIVVEPGSKALVAIKAHFGADFIDHNGQLNRAKLRSRIFSEPEDKAWLNSLLHPLIRQEILAQIAQANSSYCLLVAPLLLENNLHKLVNRVLVVNVDEANQIARTAARDPSSVAEIKRIIASQMPSEQRLSFADDVINNQDTSLEDIRQQVIDLDKKYQFLALTPL
- a CDS encoding prepilin peptidase, with the protein product MTDLITLMTHSPTYFYSIVFIFSLLIGSFLNVVIYRLPKMLEQGWKSECREFLADELAKPIQTDDSLITLSTPSSSCPSCQHKIRFYENIPLISWLFLRGKCSQCQAKISLRYPLVELATALLSVVIAAHYGVTFTTLMLLVLTWGLIALTLIDVDHMLLPDQITLPLIWLGLLVNINAAIVPLSDAVIGAVAGYMSLFSIFWLFKLITGKDGMGHGDFKLVALFGAWLGWQLLPLLILMASAVGAIIGISLMVFKNHQREQAIPFGPYLAIAGWITLLWGNGIWSWYLSSLT
- a CDS encoding type II secretion system F family protein — its product is MAVSSTTKVKDKKSKVKALDVYKWQGLNRKGKKISGELNATSMLELKAQLRKQGITPGKISKKAKPLFGMSGDKKILPVDIAVLTRQIATMLGAGVPLVQTIEMIGAGHNNANMQKLLGTIGNKLQSGIPLSECLREHPKYFDDLYCDLVNSGEQSGSLETIYDRIAVYKEKAEVLKAKIKKAMTYPISVLVIALIVTSVLLIFVVPVFKDIFDSFGAELPGFTLLVLAISDFMQAYWYFGLAGIFLSFYLFKKAHANSQNFRDSVDKKILKVPVVGDVLKKAAVARYARTLSTTFAAGVPLPDALESAAGASGNAVFRDAILEIRAEVTSGMQMNLAMRNCAIFPDMVIQMVAIGEESGAVDDMLAKVATVYEQEVDNAVDNLTTLLEPMIMAVLGVVIGGLIIAMYLPIFQIGMVV